GCCACGCCGGCCTGGTTCCGGTACCCGCCGCACCCGGGCCGGACGGCCTGCGGGGGGAAACCGGAGGCGCCCTGACGGCGGACGGCGGCGGTGCGTCCGCCGTCGAGGCGAGCGCACGGACGGAAGAGGTGGCAGGGTGAGTGCGAACAGCGAGGGGTGTACGCAGTGATCTTCTCCCGAAAGCGGGCCGGCGCCGGGCGGCACGCGCGTGACCAGCGGACCGAGGCCCTCGACGCCAACGAGCTGGCGGAACCGGTGATCCCGGGGCCGCCGGACCGTGGTCCCTACGACGTCAGCGAGGCGCCGGCCGGCGTGCAGCGACTCGACCTGGGCAGCCTGCAGATCCCCGCGGTGCCCGAGGTCGAGGTTCGGGTGCAGGCCGACCCGCAGGGCGTGATCCAACAGGTGGTGCTCGTGCACGGGCAGAACGCGCTGCAGCTCGGCGTGTTCGCCGCACCGCGCAGCGAGGGTATCTGGGACGAGGTGCGTGAGGAGATCCGCCAGTCCCTGTTCAACGACGGCGCCGCCGCCCAGGAGGCCGACGGCGAGTACGGCACCGAGCTGCACGCCCGGGTGCGCACCCCGGACGGTCTCACCGACCTGCGGTTCATCGGCGTGGACGGGCCGCGCTGGATGGTCCGCTGCGTCTACCAGGGCGCGGCGGCCACCGACCCGGCCGCCGCCGGGCCGCTCGCCAGCTGCCTGGAGGGCCTCGTGGTCGACCGGGGCCACGAGGCGAAGCCGGTGCGTGAGCCGCTGCCGCTGCGGCTGCCCCGTGAGGTCGCCGAGCAGGCCGGTCCCGCCGCCGCCGCGGCCGGTGAGGCTCCTCGCGAGGCCTGACCGGCGCGCACACCACCCCGACCCCGTCGGCGTACGCTGGCGGGGCGGTCCCGGTGTTCTCGGACCGGACGACCTGCCGGCCCACCGGCCGGCCAGCGTGGGAAGGGTGACGCGGAGGTCATGTCGACCGACGAGCGGCGGGGTTCGCTGCGGCGCATGCTGCGTCGACTCACCGCCACCGAGGCGGAGATCGAGGCGCAGGAGTTGCGTCGGGAGAGCGCCGAGCACGGCGGCGTGCCGGCCCGGCAGTGCTGCCGGGGCCAGGTCGTCGCGGTGTCCGGCCGGCTCCGCACCGTGGTCTACACCCCGCGGACGAACCTGCCGACGCTGGAGGCGGACCTCTACGACGGCAGCGACGTGGTGACCCTGGTGTGGCTGGGCCGGCGGCAGATCTCCGGCATCGAGCCCGGGCGGCACCTGACCGCCCGGGGCCGGGTGGCCGTGCGGGACGACCGTAAGGTCATCTACAACCCGTACTACGAGTTGGAACCGCCGAAGTGACCCGGATGAAAGGCGCGCGATGACGACCGGACCGCAGCGGGCGGCGCAGCCGGGCACCGGCCCCGGCGAAGAGGAGCCGCTGCCGACCATCGCCGAGCAGATGGCCGACCAGTTGGGCGGCTGGCGCGGGTTGCTGGAGTCCAGCATCCCGGTGGTCGTCTTCGTGGTGGCGAACATCGTCGGCGAGCTGCGTCCGGCGGTGATCGCCGCGGTGGGGGTGGCGGTGGCCATCGCCGCGCTCCGGCTCGCGCAGCGACGGCCGATTCGGCATGCCGTCAACGGGCTGTTCGGTATCGCCATCGGCGCGGCCATCGCCTGGCGCACCGGAGACGAGCGGGACTTCTACCTCCCCGGCATCCTCTACGGCATCGGCTACGGCATCGCGTTGCTGATCTCGGCGGCGATCCGGCAGCCCCTGGTGGGCTGGATCTGGTCGGTGTTGGTGGCCAAGGGGCGCTCCGAGTGGCGGCAGGATCCGCGCCTGGTGCGTACGTTCACCGGGCTCACCGTGCTGTGGGGCGTGGTCTGGCTGGCCAAGGTCGGCGTGCAGGCCGGTCTCTACCTTGCCCAGCAGGACACCGCCCTCGGCATCGCCCGGCTGGTGTTGGGCTATCCGCCGTACGTGCTGCTGCTGCTGATCACGGTCTGGACGGTGCGGCGGGTGACCCGGGAGTCGACCCCGACGCCCGCCGCCTGAGCGGGGCCTGGCCGGGCCCGGGAGCGGCGGGACGGCGACCGGCGGGGCGGTCAGCGGGATTCGCGGGTCCGCTCGACGCTGTCCGGCCCGAGGACCACCGCGCGGACGGCGTCTTCCACCTCCGCGGTGCACACGAAGACCAACTCGTCGCCCGCCTCGATCGGGTCGTCCGGGCTGGGGACCAGCACCCGCTTGCCCCGCAGAATCGCTACCAGCGCGGAGTCACGCGGCAGCGGCACCGCGCGCAGCGGCTGGCCGACGTACGGGGCGGTCGGGGGTAGCGTGATTTCGACGAGGTTCGCCTCGCCCTGCCGGAACGTCATCAGCCGGACCAGGTCGCCCACGGTGACCGCCTCCTCGACCAGGGCGGCCATGACCCGCGGCTTGCTGACGGCGACGTCCACCCCCCACTGCTCGGTGAAGAGCCACTCGTTCTCGGCCCGGTTGATCCGGGCGACCACCCGGGGGACCGCGAACTCGGTCTTGGCCAGCAGCGACACCACCAGGTTGACCTTGTCGTCGCCGGTGGCGGCGACCACCACGTCGCAGCCGGCGAGGTCGGCCTCCTCCAGGCTGGCGAGCTCGCACGCGTCGGCCAGCACCCACTCCGCGTCCGGCACCCGGTCGGGCCGGAGCATCGTGGGCTGGCGCTCGATCAGCATCACCTGGTGGCCGTTGTCGATCAGCTCCTGGGCGATCGAGCGGCCCACGTTGCCGGC
The sequence above is a segment of the Micromonospora sp. WMMA1363 genome. Coding sequences within it:
- a CDS encoding TrkA family potassium uptake protein; protein product: MRVAIAGAGNVGRSIAQELIDNGHQVMLIERQPTMLRPDRVPDAEWVLADACELASLEEADLAGCDVVVAATGDDKVNLVVSLLAKTEFAVPRVVARINRAENEWLFTEQWGVDVAVSKPRVMAALVEEAVTVGDLVRLMTFRQGEANLVEITLPPTAPYVGQPLRAVPLPRDSALVAILRGKRVLVPSPDDPIEAGDELVFVCTAEVEDAVRAVVLGPDSVERTRESR
- a CDS encoding DUF3710 domain-containing protein; amino-acid sequence: MIFSRKRAGAGRHARDQRTEALDANELAEPVIPGPPDRGPYDVSEAPAGVQRLDLGSLQIPAVPEVEVRVQADPQGVIQQVVLVHGQNALQLGVFAAPRSEGIWDEVREEIRQSLFNDGAAAQEADGEYGTELHARVRTPDGLTDLRFIGVDGPRWMVRCVYQGAAATDPAAAGPLASCLEGLVVDRGHEAKPVREPLPLRLPREVAEQAGPAAAAAGEAPREA
- a CDS encoding OB-fold nucleic acid binding domain-containing protein; protein product: MSTDERRGSLRRMLRRLTATEAEIEAQELRRESAEHGGVPARQCCRGQVVAVSGRLRTVVYTPRTNLPTLEADLYDGSDVVTLVWLGRRQISGIEPGRHLTARGRVAVRDDRKVIYNPYYELEPPK
- a CDS encoding DUF3159 domain-containing protein translates to MTTGPQRAAQPGTGPGEEEPLPTIAEQMADQLGGWRGLLESSIPVVVFVVANIVGELRPAVIAAVGVAVAIAALRLAQRRPIRHAVNGLFGIAIGAAIAWRTGDERDFYLPGILYGIGYGIALLISAAIRQPLVGWIWSVLVAKGRSEWRQDPRLVRTFTGLTVLWGVVWLAKVGVQAGLYLAQQDTALGIARLVLGYPPYVLLLLITVWTVRRVTRESTPTPAA